GCCGCTGTTCACGCGCGTGGGCTTTGCCGTGACCGTGCCGAGCGGGCATCCGGAAGTGCGGCACCGCGCCCATTACGTGACGCAGAACCCGGGCGGCCGCGGCGCCGTGCGCGAAGTGTGCGACATGGTGATGCGCGCCCAGGGCACCTACGAACAGGCGCTCGCGCCTTACTTCGGATAAGAGGACGAGCGCGCCATGGCTCCCGCCTCCTACAAACGTACCGCGCACCGCTGGCGCCTGCTGGCCCTGATGCTGACCGCCGTATTCTTTGCGTTCGGCAGCTTCTGGCTCGTGCAGGTGATGCAGGGCGAGGAGAGCGGGCCGCATGCCAACCCGGGCAACGAGCCCGATTACATCGTCGACAACTTCAGCTGGGTGCGCATGTCGGAGGCCGGCAAGCCGCGCTACGTGATCTCGGGCGAACGCCTGACGCACCGCCCGGCCGACAACACGGCCCTCGTCGACAAGCCCGTCGTGCAGAGCCTCACCACCGAGCATCCGCCCATGACGATGACGGCCGAGCACGCGCTCGTAAACCAGA
This genomic stretch from Massilia putida harbors:
- the lptC gene encoding LPS export ABC transporter periplasmic protein LptC → MAPASYKRTAHRWRLLALMLTAVFFAFGSFWLVQVMQGEESGPHANPGNEPDYIVDNFSWVRMSEAGKPRYVISGERLTHRPADNTALVDKPVVQSLTTEHPPMTMTAEHALVNQNQNQIDLTGNVDIQRPGNAASQPLRIRTEVLTVLTDDEIAKTDRPIHMTLGKASVDAVGMVANNATQQIELGGRGAISYPPRQSR